The Xanthomonas rydalmerensis genomic interval GTGACGAAGCCCGTCGTCTATGACCATTTCGGGGCGCGCAACGGTTTGCTCGCGGCGCTCTACGAGGAGTACGACCGCAGGCAGCACGCACTGCTGGACGAAGCCCTCGCAGCCTGTGCCAGGACACTTCCCGCGGTCGCCAAGGTCATCGCCGCGAGCTACGTCGACTGCGTCATGACCATGGGGCGGGAAATGCCGGGAGTGAGCGCGGCACTGACCGGTTCACCGGAGCTGGAAGCCCTGAAGAAGGAACATGAAGCCCTTTTCCTGGACAAGTGCCGTCACGCGCTCGCGCCTTTTGCGAAGAAGCCTTTGAAGCCGGTGGCCATGCATGCCTTGCTGGGGGCGGCCGAAGCGGTGTCCTTCGCGGCGCTGGCAGGGGAGGTGCACCCCGTGGATGCAGAGAACGAGATCTACGACGCGATCCAGCGGATCACGCTCAGGGGTTGATGCACTTCGCCATCAGGGCTTGGCGCGGTGCGCGGCGGCGTCCCAGACCTGCATGACCTCGGTCACCGCGTTGTCCAGGGCCGCCGGCGTCAGGCCGTCCCGGGCCAGGGTGGACAAGCCCACCAGAAAGCTCCCGAACACCATCGCCAGCGCGCGTACGTCGGTACCGGCCGGCAGCTCACCCGACGCCACCGCGCGCTCGACGCAGGCTGCAATGCCCTCGCGCGTGCGTGCGCGGGCCTTGGCCAGCAGTTTTTGCACGTGGGCATGCTCAGGCGAACAGACGGCAGCTGACAGCACCATCAGGCAGCCCTTGGGATGGCCGCGTTCGCTTTGCATCTTCGCCGAGCGGCGCAAGGTCAGTTCGATGGCCTGGCGTGCCGGAACGCTCGCGTCCCACAGACTTTCCTCCACGCGCCCGTGCGTGGCCAGGTAGTGCGCCACGACCTCCTTGAACAGCGCCTCCTTAGAGCCGAACGCCGCATAGAAGCTGGGGGCCGTGATGCCGCCGCCCATGCCGGCCTTGAGCTGGGCGAGCGAGGTGGATTCGTAGCCATGCTCCCAGAAGATGTGCATGGCCTGACGGATGGCCTCGTCACGGTCGAAGCTGCGGGGGCGGCCCATCTGCGCCATGGAAGACTCCTGCGGAAGCTAGATAAATACTAGTCGATACAAAAGTCGTTGACGAGGGGCGCCAGGCATCACTACATTTGTACCAATCGATACTTATGTTCGACCTTCAAGCGGCGGTGGCTTTGCCAGCCGTCTGCGCCTCCTCCCCGACTCCTCTTTGGACGTGATCCGATGACTGAAACGATCCTGCCGCCCCGCAAGGGCGCGCCCACCGCTGCCGCTGCCGGACGACTGCCGATCGCGGCATTGCTGGCCCTGGCCATGACCGGCTTCATCTGCATCGTGACCGAGACCCTGCCCGCGGGCCTGTTGCCGCAGATCGGCGAAGGCCTGGGCGTGTCCGCGTCGTATGCGGGGCAGATGGTCACGGCGTATGCCCTGGGGTCGCTGCTGGCGGCCATTCCCCTGACCATCGCGACGCGTGGCTGGCGGCGCCGCAACGTACTGCTGCTGACCATCGTGGGCTTTCTCGTCTTCAACTCCGTCACCGCCCTGTCCTCGCACTACTGGCTGACGCTGGTGTCGCGCTTTTTCGCCGGCACGGCGGCAGGGTTGGCCTGGAGCCTGCTGGCGGGCTACGCACGCCGGATGGTCGAGCCGCACCAGCAGGGGCGTGCCATGGCCATCGCCATGGTGGGAACGCCGGTCGCGCTCTCGCTAGGAGTGCCGCTGGGAACCTGGCTCGGTGCGCTCGCAGGCTGGCGTACCGCCTTCGGCATCATGTCGCTGCTGACGTTGGCGCTGATCGTCTGGGTGCAGCTGAAGGTGCCCGACTATCCGGGCCAGTCGGGCCGCGAACCGATGCCGCTGCGCCGGGTATTCACGACGCCGGGCGTGCGCCCGGTGCTGGGCGTGGTGATCGCGTGGATGCTGGCCCACAACATCCTCTACACCTACGTGGCACCGTTCGTGGCGCCCGCCGGGTTGACGGCCAAGGTGGACCGCGTCCTGCTGCTGTTCGGGCTCGCTGCGCTGGTGAGCATCTGGATCGCCGGTCGCTGGGTCGATCGCCGTCTGCGCTCGGGTGTGCTGATCAGCCTCGCCGTGTTCGCCCTGACGGCGCTGGCGCTCGGCTTGTGGACGGCGTCGCCCCTGGTCGTCTACGTGGGCGTTGCGGTCTGGGGACTGACGTTCGGTGGTGCGGCCACGTTGCTGCAAACGGCCCTGGCCGATACCGCGGGCGATGGCGCCGATGTGGCGCTGTCGATGAACGTGGTGGCCTGGAACGGCGCGATTGCCGGCGGCGGCTTGCTGGGTGGCGTCCTGCTGGAAACCCAGGGGGTTGCTTCTCTCCCCTGGGCTGTTCTGGCATTGCTGCTGGTCGGTTGGCTGGTGGCCTGGTCGGCCCGCGCGCGTGGGTTTCCTGCCGGTCCTCGGGCATCGAACATGGCGGTGGCGGGGCATTGATACCCCCTTGGTTGAAACCCGGCTGGCAGGTGCTTCGGTCAGCCCCTGGACGCTGGCGCGCGCTGTGGGCCTGCTACACCCCGTGTCCTGGAGCGTGTCATGAACTTCCCGCCGCAGCGAACGCCCGCGCAGCGGCGGGCAACATACGCACTGCAAAGACTAGGAAATGCAGTTCGCGAGCACGTCTGGCAACCGCTCATAGTCCCGCGAGAGCCTGTGGAACCTCGCTAGCCAGTCGAAGCTTCTCTCTCCACCTAGGGCCGAAGCAGCAACTCTAAATCCTTTTTCACCTCGGGCAGCTTCACGATCTGCAGGTCGATGCCGTTGTTTGGCGCTGCCTTGGATGCCGCTGCACCCTTGTAGCCCCTGATCCGCACAAGCCAGTTGCACCGTGTGGCCTGTGGCGTGCTGCACGTCTTTGCACAGCGTGTCCACTTGGGCGCGGTCTTGCTCGTCTGCCGACGTGACATGCACCGACAGCACCATGATGTAAAACACATCAGAACTGCAGTTCTCCGCGCCATCAGTCACTTGCACATCCAGCATATAAGGCCGCGAGCATTACCATCCCGACAAAGCGCAATACCAACACTCCCTTATGCCAAAAAAGTCATTAATGCATAGTCACCCGAGCCCAAAAAATTAGATTGACCTATACTCAGGAGCCACCTAGCGTTTCAATGCCCCTCCGACAAACCAGATGGCGCCCTGCATAAAACCTTAAGTACCTCACTAGAAGCCGGCTCAATATAATAGAATTTATTCCCATCATGCACTTTAAGCAGGCCGAGCCCCTCACCGCCACACCTGTAATAATAATTATTCACTCCCCCAGGATACTTTGCGGGCGAATGCACCAAAGAAAATGCTCGTTCAGCAGATGTAAAATACGAATGATCGAGCTTGGAAAAGCCCTTAAGAAAGTTGTCACTGGGCGCAGAAAATACAACTGCAACTCCACCAGCATCAACACTATGCCGCTCATAGATATCGGTAGCACTCTGCGGCAAAAAGTCCGGAACCCACCCTTTTGCGATAGCATCATCCGCCACCGCATCACCATAAGTCGCATAGAATTTTGAAAAATTATGCGCGCATCCTGAAACATAAATAATTAACGCAAAAATCAGAAAATACATCTTCGCAGTGCATGCCATACACTGTGCACTTTAGGAATCCTTGAAGGCTTGATATTCAACAGCCGCATCACGGACATCACTCCATGCAGCGTGGCTAAAATCCGATACCCCATCAACACCTGCATCCGGAACACCTTCAACCGCCATGACTATTTTCCTTATCGCCTCACGTCTTGAATTTGGAATTCCCTCCCATGCAATGAGCGATTTACCGGATAGAAACTCCTGTTTAACTTCCCAAGCCACACCCGGATGATCACCAAATTTTTTATGTAAATAGTCAACACCAAGACAGAAAGAAGATACAGCCTCATCGAAATACAAAAGGCATTGCAATAACGACTCTTCAACAGAGATCCCCGAATCGCCCCGCGGATCCTGCTTAATTTCGAATTTATCTTTCATTGCCTTCATTCCTTATCGCTATATCTTGCTCTTCGGTAGCATTAAGCGAATCCGAATAAGTTGCAAAGAATGCGCCCACACCCCACCTAGACGTGATTCCGAGCAAGCGAATCCATGGAATTTTGGTTGCGGGTGCAGGATGAGCCTGCTGTGCAGTTTGAGGTATCCCGTTAAGCTTGTAACGCTGCCAAGGCGTGCCTGGAGTCTTGGTTTTCCAGTAAGCCTTTGGCGCGGTTTTGGGACCACCATTATTTCCATCTGGCACATATCTACATATTGCTCTATCGGCGCCATTTTTTGGACCAAAAAATGTTCCAGGCGGCTGCCCTGGAGCTGGCGTCCACGGACCGCCGGGGATACTACTGGGCGGAGTTGTTCCCGGCGAGTAGGCTTGCAGACCATACGTATCAATTTCGGAGGCGGGATTTTGGCCTGCATACCCATATAGGCTTACTCCCCCCAAAAATCCAATCGGATCACTCTGCACATACCGACCCGCACCCGGCTCATAGTCGCGGAAGTAGTTCTGATTGAGCCCGCTCAGCGCGTCATAGCGCTGGCCCGGGAAACGCATGTCGAACACGAAAGCGGTGCCGTCCTTGTCCGGGTCCTGGTCCGGCGCGGTGCTGCCGAAGGCTTCGCCCTTCAGGTCCCAGCGCCAGATCGCCAGGTCGCGGGTCGGGTCGATCACCTCGCGCGGCGTGCCCAGGTGATCCGGCTGCACATAACGCAGCGCGCTCTTGACCAATAAGCTGGTCGTAGTCGTTTTGGGTGACATCACCGAGCGCGTCGGTGACGGTCTTGGTGCCGTTGGAGTAATAGCTTAAGTCGCCCGGGTAACCCTGCACTTTTGCCTGCGTGGCCAGAGTGCATCGACTATCCTGCCGCCGCACCCGGGCAACTCGTTCATTCAATTCACGGAGACAGGCCGTTCTACAGGTAGTTGCTCTCCTGGGGCGGATCCTCGGTGATTTTCAGAAGCTCGTCTTTGTTTCTGGTGTACTTGATCGTCGCAAAGGTTTCCAAGTACGTCATGGTCCTACCGCCTGGACGCGCAGCAAAGACAAAAAAATTCTCCTTGCTAGCTTTCAACCCTATCTTGCCAATGAAAAAACGAATATTGAGCAATTGAGAAATCGTCGAACTGGGGCTGGCCAGCACGACGGTCTTGCGCGCGCAGTTCTTGAAGAAGTCATCGAATGCTGCACCCGATTTCGGCTCAACCTCATTTATCCTCATGACCTCGTGTCCATCGTAGACATCGAGCTCCACCACGACCACAGCACGGGCATCACACGAGCTGGAGGCACTCGCTGGGCCAACGATGGAGAAGGTGAGTAGTGCTGCTGCAAAGCTCGCGACTAGCTTCATGTCATTCACCCGTATATCTCAGAACGGTCATGTTTGTAGGATCGGGAAAGCTGTCGATACCGACAGGTCCCACGTACACCTCATGAGCTCCCAGCGTAGACACGCCACCGTTTCCGCTGGGAACCACTATCGCTGTATGTCCAGTCGAGTTTGGCCCAAGGTTCCTATAGGCCGCAATGTCGCCAGGCAGTCGCTCTTCATACTGCCCGAGCCTCCTCCAATTTGGAATCGTTCCCTGAGCGAGCTCTGCCGCAGTAGCGCAGCGATCAACGGATGCACCATTTCTGCCTTTTACCGAGACCGTCGTCGGAGCACCTGCTGCGGACGCAGCGTCGCAAACAAACGAGGAGCACTTCCACGAGCCTTTCGGGTACTGCTCTGACCTCGATTCGTAAAACCCGTAAGCTGTAGATCCGACCTTCTGCATTGCCCAGTCAGAAATCATCACTCGTGTCTGCAGGTTGCGTGGACTTCCCTCCACAAGGCCGAAGGGATCGATCTTTGCGAGCGGGGCACCTCCAGCATAGGTGAATGTCCCGACACCACCGAGCAGTCCCAGCGGATCGCTCTGCCCGTATCGCCCCGTACTAGTGTCATAGTCTCGGAGGTAGTTCTGATTGAACCAACTCGCGGCGTCATAACGTTGACCCGGGAAACGCATATCGAACACGAAGGCGGTGCCGTCTTTGTCCGGGTCCTGGTCCGGCGCGGTGCTGCCGAAGGCTTCGCCCTTCAGGTCCCAGCGCCAGATCGCCACGTCGCGGACCGGGTCGATCACCACGCGCGGCGTTCCGAGGTGGTCCGGCTGCACGTAGCGCAGCGTGGTCTTGGCCAGCACGCCCACCGGCAGATCATCCAGCCAGATCGTCTGCTGCACGACCGCACCGTTGTTGTCGTAGTCGCCCAGCCATTGACCGTTCTCGTCGTACAGCGTGTAGGTGTTGGTACTGCCCACGCGCCGCACCTGCTCGCCGCGGCCGTTGTAGGCGTAGTTCGCCACCACCGTGCCGCTGCGCTTGACCTGTGTCAGCCGCCCATTGGCGCCATACACGTACTGCACGGCGGTGCCGCCGATGGCCGTGGTGTTGCCAGCCGCATCGTAGCTGCGTGCGGTACCGGCCACGCTGCTCAGGCGGTGGCTGGTGGTCGGATAGCTATAGGTCTGCGTGCTGGTGTTGACCTTGGCGCTGAGGCGGTTGCCGGTGGCGTCGTAGCTATAGCCATCGATCACCGTATCGGTCGGGCCGTCCTTGAACGCGGTCAGCCGGCCCAGCGGGTCGTAGTCCAGTTTGATGACCGGCGCAGTGTTGCCCGGCGCGGTCAGCGCGCTGAGATTGCCGACCGGGTCGAAGGCGAAGCCCACCGCCAACCCGTCGCTACGGGTGTCGTTGACCGCCAGCGGGCGGTAGTCCTGGTCCAGCACCCGCTGCATTGGCCGGCCGTTGCCATAGGTCCAGCCGGCGACCGGGCCGAACGGATAGTAGGTGGCCTGGTTCAGCAGAACCTGTCTTGTACCGCCAGGTGGCGTCACCCCGACTTCGGCGGTCTGACCTTGGGCATTGCGCACGTAGTCCACCACCGCTCCATCCGGGTAGGTCAGGCGGCTCAGCTGCCCGGCCTTGGTGTAG includes:
- a CDS encoding TetR/AcrR family transcriptional regulator, whose amino-acid sequence is MAQMGRPRSFDRDEAIRQAMHIFWEHGYESTSLAQLKAGMGGGITAPSFYAAFGSKEALFKEVVAHYLATHGRVEESLWDASVPARQAIELTLRRSAKMQSERGHPKGCLMVLSAAVCSPEHAHVQKLLAKARARTREGIAACVERAVASGELPAGTDVRALAMVFGSFLVGLSTLARDGLTPAALDNAVTEVMQVWDAAAHRAKP
- a CDS encoding TetR/AcrR family transcriptional regulator, translated to MPNHPTRPDADRAIKRRLPKQARQRQLLDVAWSIVRSEGSDALTLGYLAERAGVTKPVVYDHFGARNGLLAALYEEYDRRQHALLDEALAACARTLPAVAKVIAASYVDCVMTMGREMPGVSAALTGSPELEALKKEHEALFLDKCRHALAPFAKKPLKPVAMHALLGAAEAVSFAALAGEVHPVDAENEIYDAIQRITLRG
- a CDS encoding MFS transporter, coding for MTETILPPRKGAPTAAAAGRLPIAALLALAMTGFICIVTETLPAGLLPQIGEGLGVSASYAGQMVTAYALGSLLAAIPLTIATRGWRRRNVLLLTIVGFLVFNSVTALSSHYWLTLVSRFFAGTAAGLAWSLLAGYARRMVEPHQQGRAMAIAMVGTPVALSLGVPLGTWLGALAGWRTAFGIMSLLTLALIVWVQLKVPDYPGQSGREPMPLRRVFTTPGVRPVLGVVIAWMLAHNILYTYVAPFVAPAGLTAKVDRVLLLFGLAALVSIWIAGRWVDRRLRSGVLISLAVFALTALALGLWTASPLVVYVGVAVWGLTFGGAATLLQTALADTAGDGADVALSMNVVAWNGAIAGGGLLGGVLLETQGVASLPWAVLALLLVGWLVAWSARARGFPAGPRASNMAVAGH